One Argonema galeatum A003/A1 DNA window includes the following coding sequences:
- a CDS encoding DUF1350 family protein — protein sequence MNWQEVSGNWVYIPPHPKAIVHFLGGAFVATAPQVTYRLLLEHLGSQGYAVIATPFVNTLDHSAIAKSVLQSFDRTIDELRTKSILKRRYLPIYGIGHSMGSKLHLLIGSLFPVDRAGNILISFNNFAARDAIPFVEQLNFNPGFNVEFTPSPTETNNLIARGYQVRRNLLVKFTKDTIDQTSPLTELLQKRFPDMVTALSLTGNHLTPLGQDISWRSGKDFTPFDAIGQWVKQEIYREFNQLKSVVLHWLNPLSPS from the coding sequence ATGAACTGGCAGGAAGTTTCTGGTAATTGGGTTTACATTCCCCCGCATCCCAAGGCAATTGTCCATTTTCTGGGAGGCGCATTTGTCGCGACTGCGCCCCAAGTCACCTATAGATTATTATTGGAACACCTGGGAAGCCAGGGATACGCAGTTATTGCTACTCCGTTTGTCAATACTCTCGATCATAGTGCGATCGCCAAATCTGTCCTGCAAAGTTTCGATCGCACCATAGATGAATTGCGGACAAAATCTATATTGAAACGCCGATATCTTCCCATCTACGGGATCGGACACAGCATGGGTTCCAAGCTACATTTACTTATAGGTAGCCTATTTCCAGTCGATCGGGCCGGAAATATCTTAATTTCTTTCAATAACTTCGCCGCACGGGACGCCATCCCCTTTGTCGAACAGCTCAATTTCAATCCTGGTTTCAATGTCGAGTTTACGCCTTCGCCAACAGAAACCAACAACTTAATCGCCAGAGGCTACCAAGTCCGGCGCAATCTCCTGGTTAAATTTACCAAAGATACGATCGACCAAACATCCCCTTTAACCGAATTGCTGCAAAAACGCTTTCCTGACATGGTTACAGCTTTAAGCCTCACCGGAAACCATTTGACACCCTTGGGTCAAGATATCAGCTGGCGAAGCGGAAAGGATTTTACACCCTTCGATGCGATCGGTCAATGGGTCAAGCAAGAAATCTATCGAGAATTCAATCAGCTAAAATCGGTAGTGCTACACTGGCTCAATCCGTTGTCCCCATCATAA